From a region of the Chitinophaga caseinilytica genome:
- a CDS encoding TetR/AcrR family transcriptional regulator has protein sequence MQTTNTTEQQIIEAARKIFMHRGLTGARMQDIADEAGINKAMLHYYYRSKDKLFDIVLTEAVDQMLSRLNAVFSGDLELPEKIRSAVDNYITGISENPFLPLFVLNEINQNPHRIAERFLSAPNFPNIRGFAQQLLEGMEKGTLRKVDPVQLMISIISMCIFPFLAKPLLQAVFTIDDPAFLGFMEERKVFVTEFVLNALRP, from the coding sequence ATGCAGACGACCAATACTACCGAACAACAGATCATCGAAGCGGCGCGCAAGATATTCATGCACAGGGGCTTAACCGGCGCCAGGATGCAGGATATCGCCGACGAGGCGGGGATCAACAAGGCGATGCTGCATTATTATTACCGGAGCAAAGACAAGTTGTTCGACATTGTGCTGACCGAAGCGGTAGACCAGATGCTGAGCCGGTTGAACGCCGTTTTTTCGGGCGATCTGGAGCTGCCGGAGAAGATTCGCTCGGCGGTAGACAACTACATCACCGGTATCAGCGAAAACCCTTTCCTGCCGTTGTTTGTGCTCAACGAAATCAATCAGAACCCGCACCGGATCGCGGAGCGGTTCCTGTCTGCACCGAATTTTCCCAACATTCGCGGTTTCGCGCAGCAATTGCTGGAAGGAATGGAAAAAGGAACGTTGAGAAAAGTGGACCCCGTGCAGTTGATGATTAGCATCATTTCCATGTGCATTTTCCCGTTTTTGGCCAAACCGCTGCTGCAGGCCGTGTTTACGATCGACGACCCGGCGTTTCTCGGGTTCATGGAGGAAAGAAAGGTTTTTGTGACGGAGTTTGTTCTCAATGCGTTAAGGCCGTAG